The Camelus bactrianus isolate YW-2024 breed Bactrian camel chromosome 12, ASM4877302v1, whole genome shotgun sequence genome includes a window with the following:
- the KCNJ4 gene encoding inward rectifier potassium channel 4 — protein sequence MHGHSRNGQAHVPRRKRRNRFVKKNGQCNVYFANLSNKSQRYMADIFTTCVDTRWRYMLMIFSAAFLISWLFFGLLFWCIAFFHGDLEANPGGATAGAPVGGGGAVPVAPKPCIMHVNGFLGAFLFSVETQTTIGYGFRCVTEECPLAVIAVVVQSIVGCVIDSFMIGTIMAKMARPKKRAQTLLFSHHAVISVRDGKLCLMWRVGNLRKSHIVEAHVRAQLIKPYMTQEGEYLPLDQRDLNVGYDIGLDRIFLVSPIIIVHEIDEDSPLYGMGKEELESEDFEIVVILEGMVEATAMTTQARSSYLASEILWGHRFEPVVFEEKSHYKVDYSRFHKTYEVAGTPCCSARELQESKITVLPAPPPPPSAFCYENELALMSQEEEEMEEEAAAAAAVAAGLGLEAGSKEEAGIIRMLEFGSHLDLERMQATLPLDNISYRRESAI from the coding sequence ATGCACGGGCACAGCCGCAACGGGCAGGCCCACGTGCCCCGGCGGAAACGCCGCAATCGCTTTGTCAAGAAGAACGGCCAATGCAACGTCTATTTCGCCAACCTGAGCAACAAGTCACAGCGCTACATGGCGGACATCTTCACCACCTGCGTGGACACGCGCTGGCGCTACATGCTCATGATCTTTTCCGCGGCCTTCCTCATCTCCTGGCTCTTTTTTGGCCTCCTCTTCTGGTGCATCGCCTTCTTCCATGGTGACCTGGAGGCCAACCCAGGGGGGGCCACGGCCGGGGCCCCAGTGGGAGGTGGTGGGGCGGTGCCGGTGGCCCCTAAGCCCTGCATCATGCATGTGAACGGCTTCCTGGGCGCCTTCCTATTCTCAGTGGAGACGCAGACGACCATTGGCTATGGGTTCCGGTGCGTGACGGAGGAGTGCCCACTGGCGGTCATCGCCGTGGTGGTCCAGTCCATCGTGGGCTGTGTCATTGACTCCTTCATGATCGGCACCATCATGGCCAAGATGGCGCGGCCCAAGAAGCGGGCGCAGACGCTGCTGTTCAGCCACCATGCGGTCATCTCGGTTCGTGACGGCAAGCTCTGCCTGATGTGGCGTGTGGGCAACCTGCGCAAGAGCCACATCGTGGAGGCCCATGTGCGGGCCCAGCTCATCAAGCCCTACATGACGCAGGAGGGCGAGTACCTGCCGCTGGACCAGCGGGACCTCAACGTGGGCTACGACATCGGCCTGGaccgcatcttcctggtgtctcCCATTATCATCGTCCACGAGATCGACGAGGACAGCCCGCTCTACGGCATGGGCAAGGAGGAGCTGGAGTCGGAGGACTTTGAGATTGTGGTCATCCTGGAGGGCATGGTGGAGGCCACTGCCATGACCACTCAGGCCCGCAGCTCCTACCTGGCCAGCGAGATCCTGTGGGGCCACCGCTTCGAGCCCGTGGTCTTCGAGGAGAAGAGCCACTATAAGGTGGACTACTCACGCTTCCACAAGACCTACGAGGTGGCCGGCACTCCCTGCTGCTCGGCCCGAGAGCTGCAGGAGAGCAAGATCACCGTGCTGCCTGCCCCGCCACCCCCGCCCAGTGCCTTCTGCTATGAGAATGAGCTGGCCCTCATgagccaggaggaagaggagatggaggaggaggctgcAGCCGCTGCAGCCGTGGCTGCCGGCCTGGGCCTGGAGGCAGGCTCTAAGGAAGAGGCGGGCATCATCCGGATGCTGGAGTTTGGCAGCCACCTGGATCTGGAGCGCATGCAAGCCACCCTCCCGCTGGACAACATCTCCTACCGCAGGGAGTCCGCCATCTGA